One window from the genome of Corynebacterium sp. SCR221107 encodes:
- a CDS encoding Pls/PosA family non-ribosomal peptide synthetase: MSLNSYPSQFLAGNKAPQPRTLLDILLATARNHPEAAAIDDGTIITYAELIEEVTALAHFLHTQGIKRGDRIGIRMPSGHKELYIAILATLAAGCAYVPVDADDPDERAEMVFGEAGINGLFDADGFHMIRTTPGGDTRAPRLDNYAWIIFTSGSTGKPKGVAVTHRNAAAFVDAEAQMFLSDSPGGPLGPDDRVLAGLSVAFDASCEEMWLAWAHGACLVPAPRSLVRSGMDLGPWLIRRDITVVSTVPTLAGMWPAEALDNIRLLIVGGEACSAELVEKLSTPEREVWNTYGPTEATVVACGTQLHPGKEVSIGLPLAGWDLVVVDAEGNPVGIGEVGELIIGGVGLARYLDPDKDKEKYAPLRSVGWARAYRSGDHVRLEEDGLYFVGRIDDQVKIGGRRIELGEVDANLAALPNVRQSTVVVQEVAGQKVLVGYVSLEDAGIEFNQELAHRRLAETMPAALVPRICVMEDLPVTTSGKVDKKALPWPLPGTEANTEGLDPVESWLAGLWVKVLGTSVDGADADFFTLGGSSLAAATLVGRIRHRVPTVAVRDLYDHPRLGALAERVRTIAADTGIDLDFADTSVSLADAKVSASSPTPARRVRPVGVGTRLTQGLIQIPIMTLQATNWLAILLLINNTAATAGVTWARHYNWWLVVAMLVVFSTPLGRLPLGGYGARLLTAGITPGTYPRGGATHLRIWAAERLADASGSRAISGATWVNYYARALGVNIGRGVDLHSLPPVTGLLTLGKHCSIEPEVDLCGYWVDGDTLRVGSITVGNNARVGARSTLMPGTVIGADAHIEAGSTVTGDKPVKAGARWSGSPAHKVGRSKHRFPSEHPARRSRWVPIYGASSILLALLPLGALALGAAFMVALTHRLGGNPFLGLVATAPLGALVAFACYMVLIWILVRLLSIGLQPGVNPVRSAAGWRIWLIERLMDDARTQLFPLYASQLTPLWLRSLGARIGKDVEVSTAVMVPKLVEIRDGAFLADDTLIGGYELGGGWMLSGETRIGKRSFVGNSGIAGPDRKLGKNSLVAVLSSTPKKAKAGSNWWGSPPERMRRVEVTAGEGEQRTYNPGFKLKALRGAVETLRLLAPMTSAALATVFLSGLQWLLLNHGLAVAWLLGGLLLMALGVVAMVITVVVKWVCVGKHRKADHPLWSWFVWLNELQDAFVESVAAPWFLLPNLGTGSLNMGLRALGARIGRGAWIESYWFPETDLCRIGAGATVGPGCVVQTHLFQDRVMSLDTVTLADGATLAAHSVALPAAFIGDGAIVGPGSLVMRGDQVPAGTRWQGNPIEPWGKK, encoded by the coding sequence ATGAGTCTTAACTCCTACCCCTCCCAGTTCCTCGCCGGAAACAAGGCGCCGCAGCCGCGCACACTGCTAGACATCCTGCTGGCCACCGCACGCAACCACCCCGAGGCCGCCGCCATCGACGACGGCACCATCATCACCTACGCCGAGCTCATCGAAGAGGTCACCGCGCTGGCCCACTTCCTGCACACCCAGGGCATCAAGCGCGGCGACCGCATCGGCATCCGGATGCCCTCCGGGCACAAGGAGCTCTACATCGCCATCCTGGCCACCCTCGCCGCGGGCTGCGCATACGTGCCCGTGGACGCCGATGACCCGGACGAGCGCGCGGAGATGGTCTTCGGCGAGGCCGGGATCAACGGGCTCTTCGACGCCGACGGCTTCCACATGATCCGCACCACCCCCGGCGGGGATACCCGCGCCCCACGCCTGGACAACTACGCATGGATCATCTTTACCTCCGGCTCCACCGGCAAGCCCAAGGGCGTCGCGGTCACCCACCGCAACGCCGCGGCCTTCGTCGACGCCGAAGCCCAGATGTTCTTAAGTGACTCCCCCGGCGGGCCACTGGGCCCCGACGACCGCGTGCTCGCCGGGCTGTCTGTGGCCTTCGACGCCTCCTGCGAGGAGATGTGGCTGGCCTGGGCGCACGGCGCCTGCCTGGTGCCCGCCCCACGCTCGCTGGTGCGCTCCGGCATGGACCTAGGCCCCTGGCTCATTCGCCGCGACATCACGGTGGTCTCCACCGTGCCCACGCTGGCGGGCATGTGGCCGGCCGAGGCCTTGGACAATATCCGCCTGCTCATCGTCGGCGGCGAGGCCTGCTCGGCGGAGCTGGTGGAAAAGCTCTCGACCCCGGAGCGCGAGGTGTGGAACACCTACGGCCCCACGGAGGCCACCGTGGTTGCCTGCGGTACCCAGCTCCACCCCGGCAAGGAGGTCTCGATCGGCCTGCCGCTGGCGGGATGGGACCTGGTGGTCGTGGACGCCGAGGGCAACCCGGTGGGCATCGGCGAGGTCGGCGAGCTCATCATCGGCGGCGTGGGCCTTGCCCGCTACCTGGACCCGGACAAGGATAAGGAAAAGTACGCGCCGCTGCGCTCGGTGGGCTGGGCGCGCGCCTATCGCTCCGGCGACCACGTGCGCCTGGAGGAGGACGGCCTCTACTTCGTCGGCCGCATCGACGATCAGGTCAAGATCGGCGGACGACGCATCGAGCTCGGCGAGGTCGACGCGAACCTCGCCGCCCTGCCGAATGTGCGCCAATCCACCGTGGTGGTCCAGGAGGTCGCGGGGCAGAAGGTGCTGGTCGGCTACGTGTCCTTGGAGGATGCGGGCATCGAGTTCAATCAGGAGCTCGCCCACCGCCGCCTGGCCGAGACCATGCCGGCGGCGCTGGTTCCGCGCATCTGCGTGATGGAGGACCTGCCCGTCACCACCTCCGGCAAGGTGGACAAGAAGGCCCTGCCGTGGCCGCTGCCGGGAACGGAGGCCAACACCGAAGGCCTGGACCCGGTGGAGTCGTGGCTGGCCGGGCTGTGGGTTAAGGTGCTGGGCACCTCCGTCGACGGCGCGGACGCGGACTTTTTCACCTTGGGCGGCAGCTCGCTGGCCGCGGCCACCCTGGTGGGGCGCATCCGCCACCGGGTGCCCACCGTGGCCGTGCGTGACCTCTATGACCACCCGCGCCTGGGCGCCTTAGCCGAGCGCGTCCGCACCATCGCCGCCGACACCGGCATTGACCTTGACTTCGCCGACACCTCCGTTTCGCTTGCCGACGCCAAGGTGTCCGCCTCCTCCCCCACACCCGCTCGTCGGGTGCGCCCCGTCGGTGTCGGCACGCGCCTTACGCAGGGACTCATCCAGATCCCCATCATGACCCTGCAGGCCACCAACTGGCTGGCGATCCTGCTGCTCATCAACAATACTGCGGCAACCGCGGGCGTCACCTGGGCCCGCCACTATAACTGGTGGCTGGTGGTCGCCATGCTGGTGGTGTTTTCCACCCCGCTGGGCCGGCTGCCGCTGGGCGGCTACGGCGCCCGCCTGCTCACAGCCGGTATTACCCCCGGCACCTACCCGCGCGGCGGGGCCACCCACCTGCGCATCTGGGCCGCCGAGCGGCTGGCGGATGCCTCCGGCTCCCGGGCGATCAGCGGCGCGACGTGGGTTAACTACTATGCCCGCGCGCTCGGGGTGAATATCGGGCGCGGCGTGGACCTGCACTCCTTGCCGCCGGTGACTGGGCTGCTCACCTTGGGCAAGCACTGCTCCATCGAACCGGAGGTGGACCTTTGCGGCTACTGGGTCGACGGCGACACCCTGCGGGTGGGTTCGATCACCGTGGGCAATAATGCCCGCGTGGGCGCGCGCAGCACACTCATGCCGGGCACGGTCATCGGGGCGGACGCCCACATAGAGGCCGGGTCGACCGTCACCGGCGATAAGCCCGTGAAGGCGGGCGCGCGCTGGTCGGGCTCGCCCGCGCACAAGGTGGGTCGCTCCAAGCACCGCTTCCCTAGCGAGCACCCGGCGAGGCGCTCGCGCTGGGTGCCCATCTATGGGGCATCCTCCATCCTGCTGGCGCTGCTGCCGCTGGGCGCCCTCGCCCTCGGTGCCGCATTCATGGTGGCGCTGACCCATCGCCTCGGCGGTAATCCATTCTTAGGCCTGGTGGCCACCGCCCCACTCGGCGCGCTGGTGGCCTTCGCCTGCTACATGGTGCTCATCTGGATCCTGGTTCGCCTGTTGTCCATCGGCCTACAACCGGGCGTGAATCCGGTGCGCTCGGCGGCGGGCTGGCGAATCTGGCTCATCGAGCGCCTCATGGACGACGCCCGCACGCAGCTGTTCCCGCTCTATGCCTCGCAGCTCACCCCGCTGTGGCTGCGCAGCCTGGGCGCGCGCATCGGCAAGGACGTGGAAGTTTCCACCGCGGTGATGGTGCCGAAGCTGGTAGAAATCCGCGACGGCGCTTTCCTCGCCGACGACACCCTCATCGGCGGCTATGAGCTCGGCGGCGGCTGGATGCTGTCGGGGGAAACCCGCATCGGGAAGCGCTCGTTTGTGGGCAATTCCGGCATCGCGGGCCCGGACCGCAAGCTGGGCAAGAATTCGCTGGTGGCCGTGTTATCCTCCACGCCGAAGAAGGCGAAGGCGGGCAGCAACTGGTGGGGCTCGCCCCCGGAGCGCATGCGAAGGGTGGAGGTCACCGCCGGCGAGGGCGAGCAGCGCACCTACAACCCCGGCTTCAAGCTCAAGGCGCTGCGCGGTGCGGTGGAGACCCTGCGTCTGTTGGCGCCGATGACCTCGGCTGCCCTGGCCACCGTCTTCCTTTCGGGGCTGCAGTGGCTGCTGCTAAACCACGGGTTGGCTGTGGCTTGGCTGCTCGGCGGTCTGCTGCTCATGGCGCTCGGCGTGGTGGCGATGGTGATAACGGTGGTGGTCAAGTGGGTGTGCGTCGGCAAGCATAGAAAGGCCGATCACCCCTTGTGGAGCTGGTTCGTGTGGCTTAATGAGCTCCAGGACGCCTTCGTGGAATCGGTGGCCGCGCCCTGGTTCCTCCTGCCGAATCTGGGCACTGGTTCGCTAAACATGGGCCTGCGTGCTTTGGGCGCGCGCATCGGCCGCGGGGCGTGGATCGAGTCCTATTGGTTCCCGGAGACCGACCTGTGCCGCATCGGTGCAGGTGCCACCGTCGGCCCGGGCTGTGTGGTGCAGACCCACCTGTTCCAGGACCGCGTGATGAGCCTGGATACTGTCACGCTTGCCGACGGCGCCACCCTCGCCGCACATTCCGTCGCCTTGCCCGCCGCGTTCATCGGCGACGGCGCCATCGTGGGCCCGGGTTCGCTGGTCATGCGCGGCGACCAGGTGCCCGCCGGTACCCGCTGGCAGGGCAACCCGATCGAGCCCTGGGGCAAGAAGTAG
- the ppk2 gene encoding polyphosphate kinase 2, with the protein MADSDNDLPVIDLAATEGYIVDDSDEDDPILLAPDGTPIDTWREDYPYEERMTRAEYEKTKRALQIELLKWQNWTKDTGQRHIILFEGRDAAGKGGSIKRFNEHLNPRGARIVALEKPSPRESTSWYFQRYIQHFPCAGEIVFFDRSWYNRSGVERVMGFCTESQHAEFLREVPMLENMILGSGISLTKFWFSVSQKEQRTRFAIRQVDPVRQWKLSPMDLASLDRWDDYTRAKEEQFRYTDTDESPWITIRSNDKKRARINAMRYILSKFEYTNKDHEVVGEPDPLIVMRGRDQIGD; encoded by the coding sequence ATGGCTGACTCTGATAACGACCTCCCCGTCATCGACCTCGCAGCAACCGAAGGCTACATCGTCGACGATTCAGATGAGGATGACCCGATCCTCCTCGCACCCGATGGAACCCCTATCGATACGTGGCGCGAGGATTACCCCTACGAAGAGCGCATGACGCGCGCAGAGTACGAAAAGACGAAGCGCGCCCTGCAGATCGAGCTGCTGAAGTGGCAGAACTGGACCAAGGACACCGGCCAGCGCCACATCATCCTCTTCGAAGGCCGCGACGCCGCCGGCAAGGGTGGGTCGATTAAGCGTTTCAATGAGCACCTCAACCCCCGTGGAGCGCGCATCGTGGCATTGGAGAAGCCATCCCCGCGCGAGTCCACCTCGTGGTACTTCCAGCGCTACATTCAGCACTTCCCGTGTGCCGGCGAGATCGTCTTCTTCGACCGCTCCTGGTACAACCGTTCCGGTGTGGAGCGCGTCATGGGCTTTTGCACCGAGTCCCAGCACGCCGAGTTCCTGCGCGAGGTGCCCATGCTGGAGAACATGATCCTGGGCTCGGGGATTTCGCTGACCAAGTTCTGGTTCTCCGTCTCCCAAAAGGAGCAGCGCACCCGCTTCGCCATCCGCCAGGTGGATCCAGTGCGCCAGTGGAAGCTCTCGCCGATGGACCTGGCCTCCCTGGATCGCTGGGATGACTACACCCGCGCCAAGGAGGAGCAGTTCCGCTACACGGATACCGACGAGTCCCCGTGGATCACCATCCGCTCGAATGACAAGAAGCGCGCCCGCATCAACGCCATGCGCTACATCCTGTCGAAGTTTGAGTACACGAACAAAGACCACGAGGTGGTCGGCGAGCCCGATCCGCTCATCGTCATGCGTGGGCGCGACCAGATCGGCGACTAG